One Streptomyces sp. NBC_01217 genomic region harbors:
- the fdxA gene encoding ferredoxin: MTYVIAQPCVDVKDKACIEECPVDCIYEGQRSLYIHPDECVDCGACEPVCPVEAIFYEDDTPEEWKDYYKANVEFFDDLGSPGGASKLGLIERDHAFIAALPPQNQ; the protein is encoded by the coding sequence GTGACCTACGTCATCGCGCAGCCTTGTGTCGACGTAAAGGACAAGGCCTGCATCGAAGAGTGCCCCGTCGACTGCATCTACGAGGGCCAGCGGTCCTTGTACATCCACCCGGACGAATGCGTCGATTGCGGAGCCTGTGAACCGGTGTGCCCGGTCGAGGCGATCTTCTACGAGGACGACACCCCGGAGGAGTGGAAGGACTACTACAAGGCGAACGTCGAGTTCTTCGACGACCTCGGGTCGCCCGGTGGTGCCTCCAAGCTGGGCCTGATCGAACGAGACCACGCGTTCATCGCCGCGCTGCCGCCGCAGAACCAGTAG
- a CDS encoding alpha/beta fold hydrolase, which produces MVTVTETDLALSDGRTLHVYESGGQGADTVLTVVWHHGTPNVGAPPEPLFPASAARGIRWVSYDRPGYGGSTPHPGRDIASAAADVSAIADTLGIGRFAVMGHSGGGPHALACAALLPERVVGAVSGAGLAPYDAEGLDWFAGMAPSGAAELRASVRGRAALEDLLISSDFDPEMFTPADHAALDGVWAWLGAVAGKGMDNGIGAMVDDDLAYVGPWGFDPARVAAPVLLLHGGEDRVVPSSHGEWLARHCRTAELWRRPEDGHISVLDSGVRALDWLLEHQLPKP; this is translated from the coding sequence ATGGTTACGGTGACGGAGACCGATCTCGCACTGAGCGACGGTCGCACACTGCACGTCTACGAGTCCGGCGGCCAGGGGGCCGACACCGTCCTCACGGTCGTCTGGCACCACGGCACACCGAACGTCGGCGCACCGCCCGAGCCGCTCTTCCCGGCCTCCGCCGCGCGCGGCATCCGCTGGGTGTCGTACGACCGGCCCGGCTACGGCGGCTCGACGCCTCACCCGGGCCGGGACATCGCATCGGCCGCCGCCGACGTGTCGGCGATCGCCGACACGCTGGGCATCGGCCGGTTCGCGGTCATGGGGCACTCCGGCGGGGGGCCGCACGCGCTGGCCTGTGCCGCGCTGCTGCCCGAGCGGGTCGTGGGCGCGGTCAGCGGGGCGGGGCTGGCGCCGTACGACGCCGAGGGGCTCGACTGGTTCGCGGGCATGGCGCCCTCCGGCGCGGCCGAGCTGCGCGCCTCGGTGCGAGGGCGCGCGGCGCTCGAAGACCTGCTGATTTCCAGCGACTTCGACCCGGAGATGTTCACCCCGGCCGATCACGCGGCGCTCGACGGTGTGTGGGCCTGGCTGGGCGCAGTGGCCGGGAAGGGCATGGACAACGGCATCGGCGCGATGGTGGACGACGACCTGGCCTACGTCGGCCCCTGGGGCTTCGACCCTGCGCGGGTGGCCGCGCCCGTACTCCTTCTGCACGGCGGCGAGGACCGGGTGGTGCCCAGCTCGCACGGCGAGTGGCTTGCCCGGCACTGCCGTACGGCCGAACTGTGGCGGCGTCCCGAGGACGGACACATCTCGGTGCTCGACTCCGGCGTGCGGGCGCTGGACTGGCTGCTGGAGCATCAGCTTCCGAAGCCATGA
- a CDS encoding translation factor GTPase family protein, whose protein sequence is MHALNLGILAHVDAGKTSLTERLLHAAGVIDEIGSVDDGNTRTDSLALERQRGITIKSAVVSFAIDDITVNLIDTPGHPDFIAEVERVLNVLDGAVLVVSAVEGVQAQTRVLMRTLQRLRIPTLIFVNKVDRGGALDGAVLRSIAEKLTPAVLAMGSVEDPGGRDARCVPYTGADADFTDRMAELLADHDDALLAAYVENAAALPYSRLRQALSARTRQALVHPVFFGSAITGAGVGDLIGGIKELLPAGKGDADGPVSGTVFKVERGPGGEKTAYVRMFSGTVRVRDRLPFGRGDERSEGKVTGISVFDRGSAVREAAVGAGRIARLRGLGDIRVGDTVGAADTTAPGRWFAPPTLESVVVPSAPASRGELHFALAQLAEQDPLINLRQDDIRKEVSVSLYGEVQKEVIQAMLADEFGIDVTFRRTTTICLERPNGSGAAYEVGDQDPNPFLATIGLRVDPAPVGSGIAYRLGVELGSMPYSLMRAVEETVGETLRQGLHGWQVTDCVVTMTHSGYWPRQSHSHAVFDKSMSSTAGDFRNLTPLVLMSALKEAGTTVYEPMHRFRLEFPADVLGPLLPVLAHLRAVPGTPAVQGAACVLEGEIPAARVHELQQQLPGLTRGEGVLESGFDSHRAVVGTPPDRPRTDRDPLNRKEYLLQTVRRIAGREDSR, encoded by the coding sequence GTGCACGCGCTGAATCTGGGAATTCTGGCGCATGTCGACGCCGGTAAGACGAGCCTGACCGAGCGGCTGCTCCATGCCGCCGGTGTCATCGACGAGATCGGCAGCGTCGACGACGGAAACACCCGGACCGATTCCCTGGCGCTGGAACGGCAACGCGGCATCACCATCAAATCCGCGGTCGTCTCGTTCGCCATCGACGACATCACGGTCAATCTGATCGACACCCCCGGCCACCCCGATTTCATCGCCGAGGTGGAACGGGTGCTGAACGTGCTCGACGGCGCCGTGCTGGTCGTCTCCGCCGTCGAGGGCGTCCAGGCGCAGACCCGCGTGCTGATGCGGACGCTGCAGCGCCTGCGTATTCCCACGCTCATTTTCGTGAACAAGGTCGATCGCGGCGGCGCGCTGGACGGGGCCGTGCTGCGGAGCATCGCCGAGAAGCTGACCCCGGCCGTCCTCGCCATGGGATCGGTCGAGGACCCCGGCGGCCGGGACGCCCGCTGCGTGCCGTACACCGGTGCCGACGCGGACTTCACCGACCGGATGGCCGAACTCCTCGCCGACCACGACGACGCCCTGCTGGCCGCGTACGTCGAGAACGCCGCGGCACTCCCGTACAGCAGGCTGCGCCAGGCGCTGTCGGCCCGGACCAGGCAGGCGCTCGTGCATCCGGTGTTCTTCGGCTCGGCGATCACCGGGGCGGGGGTGGGTGACCTGATCGGCGGGATCAAAGAGCTGCTGCCCGCGGGTAAGGGCGATGCCGACGGGCCGGTCTCGGGCACCGTCTTCAAGGTGGAGCGGGGTCCGGGCGGCGAGAAGACCGCGTACGTCCGGATGTTCTCGGGCACGGTACGCGTCCGTGACCGGCTGCCGTTCGGCCGGGGCGACGAACGCTCCGAGGGGAAGGTGACCGGGATCAGTGTCTTCGACCGCGGCTCGGCCGTGCGCGAGGCGGCGGTCGGGGCGGGCCGGATCGCCAGGCTCCGGGGCCTGGGTGACATCCGGGTCGGCGACACGGTCGGCGCGGCGGACACGACCGCGCCGGGCCGCTGGTTCGCCCCGCCGACGCTGGAATCGGTCGTGGTCCCCAGTGCTCCGGCGAGCAGGGGCGAGCTGCATTTCGCGCTCGCGCAACTCGCCGAACAGGACCCATTGATCAATCTGCGGCAGGACGACATCCGCAAGGAAGTGTCCGTCTCGCTCTACGGCGAGGTGCAGAAGGAGGTCATTCAGGCGATGCTCGCCGATGAATTCGGAATCGATGTCACCTTCCGCAGGACCACGACCATCTGCCTGGAACGGCCGAACGGCAGCGGTGCGGCCTACGAGGTCGGCGACCAGGACCCCAATCCCTTCCTGGCGACGATCGGCCTCCGGGTCGACCCGGCGCCGGTCGGCAGCGGTATCGCCTACCGGCTGGGGGTCGAGCTCGGATCGATGCCGTACTCCCTGATGAGAGCGGTGGAGGAGACCGTCGGGGAGACCCTGCGGCAGGGACTCCACGGCTGGCAGGTCACTGATTGCGTCGTCACCATGACGCACTCCGGCTACTGGCCCAGGCAGAGCCACTCCCATGCCGTCTTCGACAAGAGCATGTCGAGCACCGCCGGGGACTTCCGCAATCTGACCCCGCTGGTCCTGATGAGCGCGCTGAAGGAGGCCGGCACCACGGTGTACGAACCGATGCACCGCTTCCGCCTGGAATTCCCCGCGGACGTGCTCGGCCCGCTCCTGCCCGTACTCGCCCATCTTCGCGCCGTGCCCGGGACACCGGCCGTGCAAGGAGCGGCCTGCGTGCTGGAGGGCGAGATTCCGGCGGCCCGCGTCCATGAACTGCAGCAGCAGCTCCCGGGCCTGACGCGCGGCGAAGGGGTCCTGGAATCCGGCTTCGACAGCCACCGGGCAGTCGTCGGTACGCCGCCGGACAGGCCGCGCACCGACCGCGATCCGCTCAACCGAAAGGAGTACCTCCTGCAGACGGTGCGCAGGATCGCCGGACGGGAGGATTCCCGCTGA
- a CDS encoding helix-turn-helix domain-containing protein codes for MAIEDNPESRVSYGEELRSRREAAGFTQEQLSQRAILSRTHLAHMEAGRRRPSVEDARRLDQVLETGGFFVRFLPTLDGRKVAEHFEAAADFERQATVIRLYEPKLIPGLLQTEAYAREVLSSGFPPKGDEERDRLLVTRLERARILDNFHSPVVWALLDEAVLRRPIGGPAVMAKQLRHVVELGERRRVRVHVLPFAAGYHALLEGMVSLMWFEDMPPVAYAEGLKTGRVWELPSVVRDCQVAYDHALGDALSHKASLALIRSVAEEYEHEAQ; via the coding sequence GTGGCCATCGAGGACAATCCCGAATCCAGGGTCTCGTACGGCGAGGAGCTACGCAGCCGGCGGGAGGCGGCCGGGTTCACCCAGGAGCAGCTGAGCCAGCGTGCGATCCTCTCGCGCACACACCTGGCGCACATGGAGGCGGGCCGCCGCAGACCGTCGGTGGAGGACGCCAGGAGGCTGGACCAGGTGCTGGAGACGGGCGGCTTCTTCGTACGGTTCCTGCCGACGCTGGACGGACGGAAGGTCGCCGAACACTTCGAGGCCGCGGCGGATTTCGAGCGCCAGGCGACGGTGATCCGTCTGTACGAGCCGAAGTTGATTCCGGGGCTACTCCAGACGGAGGCGTACGCGCGCGAGGTTCTGAGTTCGGGTTTCCCGCCCAAGGGCGACGAAGAGCGTGACAGGCTCCTCGTCACACGCCTGGAGCGGGCCCGTATCCTCGACAACTTCCACTCGCCGGTGGTGTGGGCGCTGCTCGACGAGGCGGTGCTGCGCCGTCCCATCGGCGGTCCTGCCGTGATGGCCAAGCAGTTACGGCACGTTGTGGAGCTGGGGGAGCGGCGACGCGTCCGGGTGCATGTCCTGCCGTTCGCGGCCGGATACCACGCGCTGTTGGAGGGGATGGTCTCCCTGATGTGGTTCGAGGACATGCCACCTGTGGCCTATGCCGAGGGCCTCAAGACGGGACGGGTCTGGGAACTTCCGTCTGTAGTGCGCGATTGCCAGGTGGCCTACGATCACGCTCTGGGGGACGCGCTCTCGCACAAGGCGTCCCTGGCGCTCATCAGGTCGGTCGCGGAGGAATACGAGCATGAAGCCCAGTGA
- a CDS encoding transglutaminase-like domain-containing protein, producing MDPEREDPRSRFAEEARAERPDLALLCLLLGAVADPALDAHGIDAAQIELDELAGRLPYGVQGGRAWASALAELLGERCGFAGSSADYQRLESSLLHEVLRRRRGLPILLSVVWIEVARRAGAPVYGVALPGHFVVGFGDPSQRVLADPFDGGRPMTGQDAELLVAGATGEPLEDSILVPARPLEIVLRVLNNIRAWAAARPERTDVALWAVDLSLLLPSHPAGLRYERAQLLVQSGQFLRGAAEMDEYADVVAGIEPEAAEAIRGRARAARALLN from the coding sequence ATGGACCCCGAGAGGGAGGATCCGCGCAGCCGGTTCGCCGAGGAGGCGCGCGCCGAGCGGCCGGACCTCGCGCTGCTGTGCCTGCTGCTGGGCGCGGTGGCCGACCCGGCGCTCGACGCGCACGGGATCGACGCGGCGCAGATCGAACTGGACGAGCTGGCGGGCCGGCTTCCGTACGGAGTGCAGGGCGGCCGGGCCTGGGCCTCGGCCCTGGCGGAACTGCTCGGCGAGCGGTGCGGCTTCGCGGGCTCGTCGGCGGACTACCAGCGGCTGGAGTCCTCGCTGCTGCACGAGGTACTGCGACGGCGGCGCGGGCTGCCGATCCTGCTGTCCGTGGTGTGGATCGAGGTCGCGCGGCGGGCCGGCGCCCCGGTGTACGGGGTCGCGCTGCCCGGTCATTTCGTCGTCGGCTTCGGCGACCCCTCGCAGCGGGTGCTGGCAGATCCGTTCGACGGCGGCCGCCCGATGACCGGGCAGGACGCGGAGCTGCTGGTGGCGGGGGCGACCGGGGAGCCCCTGGAGGACTCGATACTGGTGCCCGCGCGGCCGCTGGAGATCGTGCTGCGCGTCCTGAACAACATCAGAGCCTGGGCTGCGGCCCGCCCGGAACGGACGGATGTGGCCCTGTGGGCGGTGGACCTGTCGCTGCTCCTGCCCTCGCACCCGGCCGGACTGCGCTACGAGCGTGCGCAGCTGCTCGTACAGAGCGGACAGTTCCTGCGCGGGGCGGCGGAGATGGATGAGTACGCGGATGTGGTCGCCGGTATCGAACCGGAAGCGGCGGAAGCGATCCGCGGCCGGGCACGGGCAGCGCGGGCACTGCTGAACTAG
- a CDS encoding DUF397 domain-containing protein — MKPSEYIVPDASALPAWRKSSYSGDSGGDCLEVSEAYATWRKSSYSGGSSGDCLEVSDDCTACVPVRDSKNPHGPAVVFAASAWTPFVTAVKGDGLHG, encoded by the coding sequence ATGAAGCCCAGTGAGTACATCGTCCCGGACGCCTCGGCCCTGCCCGCATGGCGCAAGTCCAGTTACAGCGGCGACAGCGGCGGCGACTGCCTTGAGGTCAGCGAGGCCTACGCGACCTGGCGCAAGTCCTCGTACAGCGGCGGCAGTAGCGGCGACTGCCTCGAAGTGAGCGACGACTGCACCGCCTGCGTCCCCGTCCGCGACAGCAAGAATCCACACGGTCCGGCTGTCGTCTTCGCGGCCTCGGCGTGGACGCCGTTCGTCACGGCGGTCAAGGGCGACGGGTTGCACGGCTGA
- a CDS encoding GNAT family N-acetyltransferase has product MEFTIGGQLEVRITPADVGKRVSVRRTAERGPRGPVFTDTVGVLTSWDNGVLSITTRAGDWVRIEESTLVAGKVVPAAPARRRGPAASFEELAPVLARAWQPVESEPLGDWRLRAARGFTRRANSVLPLGDPGVPLDEALGRVRQWYGERDLPAYLQASTGAEGTQELLCAELEQRGWRREVSAEVRIAALAPIGDLDADVSQVRLVRDLDETWLSRYQRFDTPGAHVLKVLRSGPSVWFASVPGDAEGAAPAAIGRCVVDGRWAGFMAVEVGPEYRRRGLATAVMTALARKALDEGASAAWLQVETDNDGARALYEGMGFAVHHLYHHFRSA; this is encoded by the coding sequence GTGGAATTCACCATCGGCGGACAACTCGAAGTCCGAATTACACCGGCTGACGTGGGCAAACGGGTATCAGTCCGGCGCACGGCCGAGCGTGGCCCGCGAGGGCCGGTGTTCACGGACACGGTAGGCGTTCTCACATCGTGGGACAACGGTGTGCTGTCGATCACAACGAGGGCCGGAGACTGGGTCCGTATCGAGGAATCGACGCTGGTCGCGGGCAAGGTCGTGCCCGCCGCCCCGGCCCGGCGGCGCGGCCCCGCGGCCTCCTTCGAGGAGCTCGCGCCCGTCCTCGCCCGCGCCTGGCAGCCGGTGGAGAGCGAGCCGCTGGGCGACTGGCGGCTGCGTGCCGCGCGGGGGTTCACCCGGCGCGCCAATTCCGTGCTGCCGCTCGGCGATCCGGGTGTCCCGCTCGACGAGGCGCTCGGACGCGTACGGCAGTGGTACGGGGAGCGGGACCTGCCCGCGTACCTCCAGGCCTCGACCGGCGCCGAGGGCACCCAGGAGCTGCTCTGTGCGGAGCTGGAGCAGCGCGGGTGGCGGCGCGAGGTGAGCGCGGAGGTACGGATCGCCGCGCTGGCGCCGATCGGTGATCTGGACGCGGATGTGTCGCAGGTGCGGCTCGTCCGGGACCTCGACGAGACGTGGCTCTCCCGCTATCAGCGCTTCGACACCCCGGGGGCGCACGTGCTGAAGGTGCTGCGCTCCGGCCCCTCCGTGTGGTTCGCCTCCGTGCCCGGTGATGCCGAGGGCGCGGCGCCCGCCGCGATCGGGCGGTGCGTGGTGGACGGGCGCTGGGCCGGCTTCATGGCCGTCGAGGTCGGTCCCGAGTACCGGCGCCGGGGCCTCGCCACCGCCGTGATGACCGCACTCGCCCGCAAGGCCCTGGACGAGGGCGCGTCGGCGGCGTGGCTGCAGGTGGAGACGGACAACGACGGGGCGCGGGCGCTGTACGAGGGCATGGGGTTCGCGGTCCATCACCTCTATCACCACTTCCGGTCGGCGTGA
- a CDS encoding class F sortase, with protein MAVPQSSGSTSSRTAPGTTLGRALMWPAVAAGIGMLLIYNSINPAADDKPPTPPVAAVAPAVPEVLGSHAAPRPVDPSKVTGPTMLRSVPTRLQIPSIAVNAPFTNLSLGPNSQLNPPPPNDPNLVGWYKDGVTPGERGAAIVAGHVDTTTGPAVFLQLQFVKPGSDINIIRADGSIASFKVDSVETFSKAKFPDERVYADTPSAQLRLITCGGQYNRTVKDYMDNVVVFAHLDSAKNG; from the coding sequence ATGGCCGTCCCGCAGTCTTCCGGCTCCACCTCATCCCGGACTGCCCCCGGAACCACGCTGGGCCGCGCCCTGATGTGGCCCGCCGTGGCCGCCGGGATCGGCATGCTCCTCATCTACAACTCGATCAACCCCGCCGCCGACGACAAGCCGCCGACCCCGCCGGTCGCCGCCGTCGCGCCCGCCGTACCCGAGGTCCTCGGTTCCCATGCCGCTCCCCGCCCCGTCGACCCGTCGAAGGTCACCGGCCCGACGATGCTTCGTTCCGTCCCGACGCGGCTGCAGATTCCGTCCATCGCCGTCAACGCGCCCTTCACCAATCTGTCCCTCGGCCCCAACAGCCAGCTGAACCCGCCGCCCCCCAACGACCCCAACCTCGTGGGCTGGTACAAGGACGGCGTCACCCCCGGCGAACGCGGTGCCGCGATCGTGGCGGGCCATGTCGACACGACGACCGGTCCTGCCGTGTTCCTCCAGCTCCAGTTCGTCAAGCCCGGTTCCGACATCAACATCATCCGCGCGGACGGCTCGATCGCCTCGTTCAAGGTCGACTCGGTCGAGACGTTCAGCAAGGCGAAGTTCCCGGACGAGCGTGTCTACGCCGACACCCCGTCCGCGCAGCTGCGTCTGATCACCTGCGGCGGCCAGTACAACAGGACCGTCAAGGACTACATGGACAACGTGGTGGTCTTCGCTCACCTCGACTCCGCCAAGAATGGCTGA
- the dapC gene encoding succinyldiaminopimelate transaminase produces the protein MSAVSPRLPVFPWDKLAPYKSTAAAHPDGIVDLSVGTPVDPVPELIQQALVAAADSPGYPTVWGTAELRDAITGWLERRLGAVGVAHENVLPVVGSKELVAWLPTQLGLGAGDKVAYPRLAYPTYEVGARLCGAEPVVYDDPAELDPAGLKLLWLNSPSNPTGRVLSKEELIRIVAWAREHDVLVFSDECYLELGWEAEPVSVLHPDVCGGTYEGIVAVHSLSKRSNLAGYRAAFIAGDAAVLGELLLIRKHGGMMTPAPVQAATIAALGDDEHVAEQRTRYADRRAALRTALEAHGFRIEHSEASLYLWATRDEPCWETVAYLAELGILVAPGDFYGPAGERFVRVAFTATDERVAAAVKRLA, from the coding sequence GTGTCCGCAGTCTCCCCCCGCCTCCCGGTCTTTCCCTGGGACAAGCTCGCGCCCTACAAGTCGACGGCCGCCGCCCACCCGGACGGCATCGTGGATCTGTCCGTCGGCACGCCCGTCGACCCGGTGCCCGAGCTGATCCAGCAGGCGCTCGTCGCCGCCGCGGACAGCCCCGGCTATCCGACGGTGTGGGGGACCGCCGAGCTGCGTGACGCGATCACCGGCTGGCTGGAGCGGCGGCTCGGTGCGGTCGGCGTGGCGCACGAGAACGTCCTGCCGGTCGTCGGTTCCAAGGAGCTGGTGGCCTGGCTGCCGACCCAGCTCGGCCTCGGCGCGGGCGACAAGGTGGCGTACCCGCGGCTCGCCTACCCGACGTACGAGGTCGGCGCCCGGCTCTGCGGCGCCGAGCCCGTCGTCTACGACGACCCTGCCGAGCTGGACCCGGCGGGCCTGAAACTGCTCTGGCTCAACTCGCCGTCCAACCCGACCGGCCGCGTCCTGTCCAAGGAAGAGCTGATCCGGATCGTCGCCTGGGCGCGCGAGCACGATGTGCTGGTCTTCAGCGACGAGTGCTACCTGGAGCTGGGCTGGGAGGCCGAGCCCGTCTCCGTACTGCATCCGGATGTCTGCGGCGGTACGTACGAGGGCATCGTCGCCGTCCACTCGCTCTCCAAGCGCTCCAACCTGGCCGGATACCGCGCGGCCTTCATCGCGGGCGACGCGGCCGTGCTCGGCGAACTGCTGCTGATCCGCAAGCACGGCGGAATGATGACCCCGGCCCCGGTCCAGGCGGCGACGATCGCTGCCCTCGGCGACGACGAGCACGTCGCCGAGCAGCGGACCCGGTACGCGGACCGGCGCGCGGCCCTGCGCACGGCGCTGGAGGCCCACGGCTTCCGGATCGAGCACAGCGAGGCGAGCCTCTACCTGTGGGCGACGCGCGACGAGCCGTGCTGGGAGACCGTGGCGTACCTGGCGGAGCTGGGCATCCTGGTGGCACCGGGCGACTTCTACGGGCCGGCCGGTGAACGCTTCGTACGCGTGGCGTTCACGGCGACGGACGAGCGGGTGGCCGCGGCGGTCAAGCGGCTGGCCTGA
- a CDS encoding HelD family protein codes for MSRVEIAHEQNHLDMLHARVEALREHAGQQLTGVLRETGGTRQGRLEREAAAARYAGQVARYDAAENGLCFGRLDLRDGDRYYIGRIGLPAESADDDPLLLDWRAPAARAFYVATPTAPHGVRRRRHLTTRGRQVVRLDDEVLDRDGVPDSELTGEAALLASLDAGRTGRMHDIVATLQAEQDAIIRSDHRGVLVVQGGPGTGKTAVALHRAAYLLYTHQQLASRGVLVVGPNPTFIGYIGQVLPGLGENSVLLSTVGELFPGIRADRAEEPETAELKGRKEMAAVIAAAIRDRQVPSGSGLQVEFDGDTVHLDHEECVRAADTARATRLPHNLAASVFRREMVGALARRAVEATRELADRLEADIAEVLAEAGLDRAVRADLDALPGLLGDDDSAAAQERTEAQDIADARRLLATDADVRAALDALWPPLTPQQLLTDLYGQPARLASAAPGLTDGERKLLFRAPEDGDGWSAADVPLLDEAADLLGQDNRAAEAAAARERAEGVAYAQGVLDLAAGDGEDEEDGSLAGLVDAQTLADRHEERTARTVAERAFADRSWVFGHIIVDEAQELSQMAWRLLMRRCPTRSMTLVGDVAQTGDAAGASSWASALAPHVGDRWRQASLTVNYRTPAEIMASTKDVLAALGPGLEPPRSVRETGVAPWRLRTDDTARTLADLAAKEAAALDEGRLAVIVPDARRDELGAAVAGAVPGAVYGDDPDLENRVVVLGVRQTKGLEFDTVLLADPTAVLHSATRGLNDLYVALTRATQRLGIVHEGPAPEVLTTAVPERG; via the coding sequence TTGTCCAGAGTTGAGATCGCCCACGAACAGAACCATCTCGACATGCTCCACGCCAGAGTGGAGGCCCTCCGCGAGCACGCCGGGCAGCAGCTGACCGGTGTGCTGCGGGAGACCGGCGGCACCCGGCAGGGGAGGCTGGAACGAGAGGCCGCCGCCGCCCGCTACGCCGGTCAGGTCGCACGCTACGACGCCGCCGAGAACGGCCTCTGCTTCGGGCGGCTCGACCTGCGCGACGGGGACCGGTACTACATCGGCCGGATCGGGCTGCCCGCCGAGTCCGCCGACGACGACCCGCTGCTGCTCGACTGGCGTGCCCCGGCGGCCCGCGCCTTCTACGTCGCCACGCCCACGGCCCCGCACGGGGTGCGCAGACGCCGCCACCTCACCACCCGGGGCCGGCAGGTCGTCCGCCTCGACGACGAGGTGCTCGACCGGGACGGCGTACCGGACAGCGAACTGACCGGCGAGGCGGCCCTGCTCGCCTCCCTCGACGCCGGGCGCACCGGCCGCATGCACGACATCGTTGCCACCCTCCAGGCCGAGCAGGACGCGATCATCCGCTCCGACCACCGCGGCGTCCTGGTGGTGCAAGGCGGCCCTGGCACCGGCAAGACCGCGGTCGCGCTGCACCGGGCCGCGTATCTGCTCTACACCCACCAGCAACTGGCCTCCCGGGGCGTGCTGGTCGTCGGGCCGAACCCCACCTTCATCGGGTACATCGGCCAGGTGCTGCCCGGCCTCGGCGAGAACAGCGTGCTGCTCTCGACCGTCGGCGAGCTGTTCCCGGGGATCCGCGCGGACCGTGCCGAGGAGCCGGAGACCGCCGAGCTGAAGGGGCGTAAGGAGATGGCGGCCGTGATCGCCGCCGCGATACGGGACCGGCAGGTGCCGTCCGGGAGCGGGCTCCAGGTCGAGTTCGACGGGGACACCGTCCACCTCGACCACGAGGAGTGCGTACGCGCCGCCGACACCGCCCGCGCGACCCGGCTGCCGCACAACCTGGCCGCGTCCGTCTTCCGGCGCGAGATGGTGGGCGCGCTCGCCCGGCGGGCCGTGGAGGCCACCCGTGAGCTCGCCGACCGGCTGGAGGCGGACATCGCCGAGGTGCTCGCCGAGGCCGGTCTCGACCGTGCCGTACGCGCCGACCTGGACGCCCTGCCGGGGCTGCTCGGCGACGACGACTCGGCCGCCGCGCAGGAACGCACCGAGGCGCAGGACATCGCCGACGCCCGGCGCCTGCTCGCCACCGACGCCGACGTACGGGCCGCGCTCGACGCCCTGTGGCCGCCCCTTACCCCGCAGCAGCTGCTGACCGACCTGTACGGGCAGCCCGCGCGCCTGGCCTCGGCCGCGCCCGGACTCACGGACGGGGAGCGGAAGTTGCTGTTCCGTGCACCGGAGGACGGCGACGGCTGGAGCGCGGCGGACGTGCCACTGCTCGACGAGGCCGCCGATCTGCTCGGCCAGGACAACCGTGCGGCCGAGGCGGCCGCCGCACGCGAGCGTGCCGAGGGCGTCGCGTACGCACAGGGCGTCCTCGACCTCGCGGCGGGCGACGGGGAGGACGAGGAGGACGGCAGCCTCGCCGGACTCGTCGACGCGCAGACCCTCGCCGACCGCCATGAGGAGCGCACCGCCCGTACCGTCGCCGAACGGGCCTTCGCCGACCGGAGCTGGGTCTTCGGGCACATCATCGTCGACGAGGCGCAGGAGCTCTCCCAGATGGCCTGGCGGCTGCTGATGCGGCGCTGCCCGACCCGTTCCATGACCCTGGTCGGCGATGTCGCCCAGACGGGCGACGCGGCAGGGGCGTCCTCCTGGGCGTCCGCGCTCGCCCCCCACGTCGGCGACCGGTGGCGACAGGCCTCGCTCACCGTCAACTACCGCACCCCCGCGGAGATCATGGCGTCCACCAAGGACGTGCTCGCCGCGCTCGGCCCTGGCCTGGAACCGCCGCGCTCGGTACGGGAGACGGGCGTGGCTCCCTGGCGACTGCGCACCGACGACACCGCCCGCACCCTCGCCGACCTGGCCGCGAAGGAGGCTGCGGCCCTGGACGAGGGCCGCCTCGCCGTGATCGTCCCCGATGCCAGGCGCGACGAACTGGGCGCCGCGGTGGCCGGTGCGGTGCCGGGAGCGGTGTACGGGGACGACCCCGACCTGGAGAACCGCGTCGTCGTCCTGGGAGTGCGCCAGACCAAGGGCCTGGAGTTCGACACGGTGCTGCTGGCCGACCCCACAGCCGTGCTCCACAGCGCGACGCGAGGCCTCAACGACCTGTACGTGGCCCTGACACGCGCGACCCAGCGCCTCGGCATCGTGCACGAGGGCCCGGCCCCGGAGGTACTGACGACGGCGGTACCGGAACGGGGCTGA